One window of the Candidatus Zixiibacteriota bacterium genome contains the following:
- a CDS encoding leucine-rich repeat domain-containing protein, whose product MRFRMKLSHLLTAMLVSLTLAADGWLTSCSKSSQVEDEDTDGTPPTAISDLEVLSSTAQTAMLQWTTPADLRDDGSGGMVDQYDLRVSFDSITTQNFASAVVITSVPGLLPAGHVQQWPVDGLTPGATHFFALKSADDRGNWSALSNCVSVKCAALVKVVFSDPMLEQAIRARLGRSTGDILSADVDTIWQVVIQDAGIQSLNGMEHFTSLRVANFTDNEVVDLTPIGGLPLLAGLYMARNQISDLTPLAGMKSLRQIHLDDNPLSDIGPLASVDSLQQLILWGTQVTDFSPLYGLYFLSDCGFDRMNLTEIGFMSHLKRPQICGLAFNQITSVEPLRGLYMLEALNLMQNQISDISALAALAGLRELKLTNNQITDIMPLVNNTGLLSGDVVYLEGNPLSQYSINVLIPTLETRGVTVHH is encoded by the coding sequence ATGCGTTTTCGTATGAAGCTGTCGCATCTCCTCACGGCGATGCTGGTGTCGCTGACACTGGCGGCGGACGGTTGGCTCACGAGCTGCTCCAAGTCTTCGCAGGTTGAAGATGAGGACACGGACGGCACGCCGCCAACGGCAATATCTGACTTAGAAGTTCTCTCGTCGACTGCGCAGACGGCGATGCTGCAGTGGACAACGCCGGCTGATCTACGCGATGACGGTTCCGGCGGGATGGTGGACCAGTATGACTTGCGAGTTTCATTCGACAGTATCACGACGCAGAACTTTGCCAGTGCTGTTGTCATCACCTCGGTGCCGGGGCTGCTACCGGCCGGGCACGTGCAGCAGTGGCCGGTCGACGGATTGACGCCGGGGGCGACGCACTTCTTCGCACTCAAATCAGCCGACGATCGCGGGAATTGGAGCGCGCTTTCAAATTGCGTCTCAGTGAAGTGCGCGGCGCTCGTGAAGGTGGTGTTCAGTGATCCGATGCTGGAGCAGGCGATCCGGGCGCGACTGGGACGGTCCACAGGTGATATCCTGAGTGCGGATGTCGACACGATCTGGCAGGTGGTCATTCAGGATGCCGGAATCCAGTCGCTCAACGGCATGGAACATTTCACCTCGTTAAGAGTTGCCAACTTCACCGACAACGAGGTCGTCGACCTCACGCCGATCGGTGGACTGCCGCTCCTGGCCGGACTGTACATGGCGCGCAACCAGATCAGCGATTTGACGCCGCTGGCGGGAATGAAAAGTTTGCGCCAAATTCACCTCGATGATAATCCGCTCAGCGATATCGGACCGCTGGCCTCGGTCGATTCGCTGCAGCAGTTGATCTTGTGGGGCACACAGGTCACCGACTTCTCGCCGCTCTACGGGCTCTATTTTCTGAGTGATTGTGGCTTTGATCGCATGAACCTGACGGAGATCGGCTTCATGAGCCATCTGAAGCGACCGCAGATTTGCGGATTAGCGTTCAACCAGATCACTTCCGTGGAACCGTTGCGGGGGTTGTACATGCTGGAAGCGCTCAATCTCATGCAGAACCAGATCAGCGACATCTCAGCGCTGGCGGCGTTAGCTGGCTTGCGTGAATTGAAGTTGACCAACAATCAGATCACCGACATCATGCCACTCGTCAACAATACCGGGCTGCTGTCGGGAGATGTGGTCTATCTGGAAGGAAATCCGCTATCGCAGTATTCTATCAATGTGCTGATACCGACCTTGGAGACACGCGGGGTGACCGTGCACCATTAG